From Planctomycetia bacterium, a single genomic window includes:
- a CDS encoding type II toxin-antitoxin system RelE/ParE family toxin, which yields MKYDVAILRRAREDIDGILEWLTTRSPQGARHWHDAYISAYTELRRSADMFPPSPYSRRLGIRVRCFPFGTSQGNTYQIFYAIDEDMMQVRILRVQSPGQRPLRRKDLL from the coding sequence ATGAAATACGACGTTGCTATCCTGCGTCGAGCGCGCGAAGATATCGATGGAATTCTTGAATGGTTAACGACGCGCTCGCCCCAAGGTGCTCGACACTGGCACGACGCCTATATAAGTGCTTACACCGAGCTTCGTCGATCGGCGGATATGTTTCCGCCGAGCCCGTATAGTCGCCGGCTGGGAATTCGAGTTCGTTGCTTTCCGTTCGGCACCTCCCAGGGCAATACCTATCAAATCTTCTACGCGATCGACGAAGACATGATGCAAGTTCGGATTTTACGCGTTCAGTCGCCGGGACAACGCCCGCTCCGTCGAAAAGACTTACTTTAA